A window of Pseudomonas mucidolens contains these coding sequences:
- a CDS encoding IclR family transcriptional regulator produces the protein MSSLEDSPLFITALSKGLSILTAFRAGRPSMSLIELAEATGLNKSTVQRSTFTLEALGYLYKEPVTKRFRLAPKSLDLGTGYLQTSELIERANPYLHELNRDVEESCNLLEPCGLDMLYVARFPSHKQIAIHMPLGRHLPMYCTSAGRAYLAALPEAETDAILIASERQGYTASTVTELDPLRAIVAEARREGYAYAQEEYFAGDISVAAAVVNADGYPLGAVNISVPFSRWNLEDARKHLAPKVINTARNIASATRSLRPVG, from the coding sequence ATGAGTTCCCTAGAAGATTCGCCACTCTTCATTACTGCTTTGTCCAAGGGACTATCGATCCTGACGGCATTCCGTGCCGGGCGTCCAAGCATGAGCCTGATTGAACTGGCTGAAGCCACCGGCCTGAACAAAAGCACCGTCCAGCGTTCGACCTTTACCCTTGAAGCGCTGGGTTACCTGTACAAGGAACCCGTCACCAAACGCTTTCGTCTCGCGCCCAAGTCCCTCGACCTTGGCACCGGCTACCTGCAAACCAGTGAGCTGATCGAACGCGCCAACCCGTACCTGCATGAGCTCAACCGCGATGTCGAGGAGAGCTGCAACCTGCTCGAGCCTTGCGGCCTGGACATGCTTTACGTCGCGCGTTTCCCCAGCCACAAGCAGATTGCCATTCATATGCCGCTGGGCCGTCATCTGCCGATGTACTGTACTTCGGCAGGTCGCGCATACCTGGCTGCACTGCCGGAGGCGGAGACGGATGCCATTCTGATTGCCTCCGAACGCCAGGGCTACACCGCCAGCACCGTCACCGAGCTGGACCCGTTGCGCGCGATCGTCGCCGAGGCGCGTCGTGAAGGCTATGCCTATGCCCAGGAAGAGTATTTCGCCGGGGACATCAGCGTCGCCGCGGCGGTGGTCAATGCTGATGGCTACCCCCTGGGGGCCGTCAACATCTCCGTGCCGTTCAGTCGCTGGAACCTGGAGGACGCGCGCAAACACCTGGCACCCAAGGTGATTAACACCGCACGCAACATCGCCAGCGCGACGCGCAGTTTACGCCCCGTGGGCTGA
- a CDS encoding NAD(P)/FAD-dependent oxidoreductase translates to MNNVNPLPGKASIIIVGAGIQGLSLAFNLAELGVRDILVLDAGYWQGGASGRNGTLIRGAFSSPEWTRFFAHSCHLWQGLSKRLGENVMYSRRGYTMVGERSATAALLVRTLEVHKACGITSSLLTPARLREVLPALAHGRVSAALHLPDSGVAPHHAAMYAYRQACAARGVDIRYRTEVTAIDQSAGRVSGVRVGEHWIASDTVVLAGGAESNRLAQLAGVPLEGYPMRLEAMALEPTRPLIGPAVALLDRLCYMHQTARGEVVGGAEVAERPQHTLNADVPVMAATARAYLEMFPQLGHARILRQWAGLVHISKDFGPLLGAHQDLAGLFVSAGWCYGHAGAPAAGEFLAKAIVSGEVDERMRPFAVNRFECNKPVVEPGIVLSHFE, encoded by the coding sequence ATGAACAACGTCAACCCGCTGCCTGGGAAGGCGTCGATCATTATTGTCGGGGCCGGTATTCAGGGCCTGTCACTGGCATTCAATTTGGCCGAACTGGGCGTGCGCGACATTCTCGTGCTGGACGCCGGTTACTGGCAGGGCGGTGCGTCGGGCCGTAACGGCACACTGATTCGTGGTGCGTTCAGTTCGCCCGAATGGACGCGTTTCTTTGCCCATTCCTGCCACTTGTGGCAGGGATTGTCCAAGCGCCTGGGCGAAAATGTCATGTACTCTCGCCGGGGTTACACCATGGTGGGCGAGCGCAGTGCCACGGCGGCGCTGCTGGTCCGCACGCTTGAAGTGCACAAGGCTTGTGGCATCACCTCAAGCCTACTCACCCCCGCACGATTGCGCGAGGTGCTTCCGGCCCTGGCCCATGGACGAGTGAGCGCGGCCCTGCACCTGCCCGACAGTGGTGTCGCGCCGCACCATGCCGCGATGTACGCCTATCGACAAGCCTGCGCCGCGCGTGGGGTGGATATTCGCTACCGCACCGAAGTCACCGCCATCGACCAGAGCGCGGGGCGTGTCTCCGGGGTTCGGGTGGGGGAGCACTGGATTGCAAGCGATACCGTGGTGCTGGCCGGCGGCGCCGAGAGCAATCGCCTGGCGCAACTGGCGGGCGTGCCACTGGAGGGTTATCCGATGCGCCTGGAAGCCATGGCGCTGGAGCCGACCCGTCCGCTGATCGGGCCTGCCGTGGCGCTGCTGGATCGACTCTGCTACATGCACCAGACCGCGCGCGGAGAAGTGGTGGGCGGTGCCGAAGTTGCCGAACGACCGCAGCACACGCTGAATGCCGACGTACCGGTGATGGCGGCGACGGCGCGAGCGTATCTGGAGATGTTTCCGCAATTGGGGCACGCGCGTATCTTGCGCCAATGGGCGGGTCTGGTGCATATCTCCAAGGATTTCGGGCCGCTACTGGGGGCCCACCAGGACCTGGCGGGTTTATTCGTCAGCGCGGGCTGGTGTTATGGCCACGCCGGTGCACCGGCAGCGGGTGAGTTCCTGGCCAAGGCCATTGTCAGCGGCGAAGTGGATGAGCGCATGCGCCCCTTTGCAGTGAACAGGTTTGAATGCAACAAGCCGGTCGTGGAACCGGGCATTGTCTTGAGCCATTTCGAATGA
- a CDS encoding 2Fe-2S iron-sulfur cluster-binding protein translates to MSNGSLRLERASTELVEFSWNGRVVQGRRGESVATALLANGIRTLAWSRKSHRPLGYSGSYVTGVLARVDGVPNVRLDLLPVTAGARVEMQNCWPTPGFDLLRLSRLIPASWIQGGFEHSNLVPSGTALFQRWEAILAFLAGVAKPAEDTGEVPVPTARHVSADVLVIGGGPAGCAAANDAVAAGHSVVLVTRGQSLARYAQAAGQARPVLDERVQLVCGVEVFGAYREGELLLAAPHDPAQGALVLEADEVILAGGRRACPPVIPGMWLPGVMDVRTALIMAHEQSVAPGARVVVVGNGDQEALASRLRELGVTVVAARAVTDLRRVVGRSRVTAALFAKSIACDAVVHARPWIADASLTFQSRAEGLLQLREQRQSRLREVGAVVEADQVLPVAARSRHKTLLCPCFDVSDHEVEALLAQGITDLEVIKRLTSCGMGPCQGQPCWDALRALVSVRGGVALAGLARPTLRPPRRALSVAQAAGLTAVVEPLQ, encoded by the coding sequence ATGAGCAACGGCAGTCTGCGCCTTGAGCGTGCCAGCACGGAGCTGGTCGAGTTCTCCTGGAACGGTCGCGTCGTGCAGGGGCGCCGGGGTGAAAGCGTGGCCACTGCGTTGCTGGCCAATGGCATCCGCACGCTGGCCTGGAGCCGCAAGTCCCATCGACCGCTGGGCTATTCCGGTAGCTATGTCACCGGTGTCCTGGCCCGCGTGGACGGTGTGCCGAATGTGCGCCTGGATCTGTTGCCGGTGACGGCCGGTGCGCGGGTGGAGATGCAGAACTGCTGGCCAACGCCCGGGTTCGATCTATTGCGTCTGTCGCGACTGATTCCTGCCAGCTGGATCCAGGGCGGTTTCGAACACTCCAACCTGGTGCCCAGCGGTACGGCATTGTTCCAGCGCTGGGAGGCTATCCTGGCGTTCCTCGCCGGTGTGGCCAAGCCGGCCGAAGACACTGGCGAAGTACCTGTGCCGACGGCGCGGCATGTGAGTGCGGATGTCCTGGTGATCGGCGGTGGGCCCGCCGGCTGTGCCGCCGCCAATGACGCGGTGGCCGCAGGACACAGCGTGGTGCTGGTGACGCGCGGTCAATCGCTGGCCCGTTATGCCCAGGCGGCGGGCCAGGCTCGACCCGTACTGGACGAGCGCGTGCAGTTGGTGTGCGGCGTTGAAGTGTTCGGCGCCTACCGCGAAGGCGAGCTGCTGCTCGCGGCGCCCCATGATCCGGCGCAAGGTGCATTGGTTCTGGAAGCGGACGAGGTGATTCTGGCGGGCGGCCGCCGTGCCTGCCCGCCGGTTATTCCAGGGATGTGGTTGCCCGGCGTGATGGATGTGCGCACGGCGCTGATCATGGCCCATGAACAATCGGTGGCGCCGGGGGCGCGGGTCGTGGTTGTCGGCAATGGCGACCAGGAAGCGCTCGCCAGTCGCTTGCGCGAACTGGGCGTCACGGTGGTCGCCGCGCGAGCGGTTACCGATTTGCGCCGGGTGGTGGGGCGCAGCCGGGTGACCGCTGCGCTGTTCGCCAAGTCGATCGCCTGTGATGCCGTGGTGCATGCCAGGCCCTGGATTGCCGATGCCAGCCTGACCTTCCAAAGTCGCGCCGAAGGTTTGCTGCAGCTGCGCGAGCAACGCCAGAGCCGCCTGCGTGAAGTGGGGGCGGTCGTGGAGGCCGACCAGGTGCTGCCGGTGGCCGCGCGCTCGCGCCACAAGACGTTGTTGTGTCCGTGCTTCGATGTGTCTGACCACGAGGTCGAGGCCTTGCTGGCCCAGGGCATTACCGACCTGGAAGTGATCAAGCGCCTGACGTCCTGTGGCATGGGCCCGTGCCAGGGGCAACCTTGCTGGGATGCTCTGCGCGCGCTGGTCAGTGTCCGCGGCGGCGTCGCCCTGGCCGGGTTGGCCCGGCCGACGCTGCGTCCGCCGCGCCGTGCCTTGAGTGTTGCTCAGGCGGCCGGCCTGACCGCTGTTGTCGAGCCATTGCAATGA
- a CDS encoding ABC transporter permease, producing MSRFKQNLTGAVRASWLYLLVLVTMLFLVLPTLIVIPMSLSDARYLSFPPKSFSIEPFFSYFASLEWRTATKVSLITATLTMLLATSLGTAAAYSLHVTQSRLSGVLRGLMLAPMIVPTIFIAIGLFFVYARFDLNNTIPGLVLAHTLLALPYVVINVSAGLRSYDMTQEQAACILGATRLRAFFDVTLPQIRFSVIAAAMFAFAISLDEAVISLFISGGDSSTLTKRMFSSLRSEIDPLIAVVATLMTLLSIIMLCISIMAQRKAKRNAA from the coding sequence ATGAGTCGATTCAAACAAAACCTGACAGGGGCGGTGCGCGCCTCCTGGTTGTACTTGCTGGTGCTGGTGACCATGCTGTTTCTGGTGCTGCCGACGCTGATCGTGATCCCGATGTCGTTGTCCGATGCGCGCTACCTGAGCTTTCCGCCCAAGTCGTTCAGTATCGAGCCATTTTTCAGCTACTTCGCGTCGCTGGAGTGGCGCACGGCAACCAAGGTGTCGCTCATCACCGCCACGCTGACCATGCTGCTGGCCACCTCCCTGGGCACAGCGGCAGCGTATTCGCTGCATGTCACCCAGTCGCGCCTCTCGGGCGTGCTGCGCGGCCTGATGCTGGCACCAATGATCGTGCCAACGATCTTTATCGCCATTGGCCTGTTTTTTGTCTACGCGCGCTTCGACCTGAACAACACCATCCCCGGACTGGTGCTGGCGCATACGCTGCTGGCCTTGCCCTATGTGGTGATCAATGTCAGTGCGGGGCTGCGCAGCTACGACATGACCCAGGAACAGGCAGCCTGTATCCTCGGCGCCACCCGGCTGCGGGCGTTTTTTGATGTGACGTTGCCACAGATTCGCTTTTCGGTGATTGCCGCCGCGATGTTCGCCTTTGCCATTTCCCTGGACGAAGCGGTGATCTCGTTGTTTATCAGTGGCGGTGACAGCTCAACCCTGACCAAGCGCATGTTCAGTTCGCTGCGCTCCGAGATCGATCCCTTGATCGCCGTGGTGGCGACGCTGATGACTCTGCTGTCGATCATCATGCTGTGCATCAGCATCATGGCGCAGCGCAAGGCCAAGAGGAACGCAGCATGA
- a CDS encoding ABC transporter permease — MSRAESGARNVRELRSAERRNRWYLFGSGLPALLLVLLTFVLPIGWLFWLSLFDANGELTVENYTRLLEPIYVLTFVQTFKISIIVTVACVLIGYPYAYFMIKGPRWLANLAMGLLLVSLWTSLLVRTYAWLIILQRRGMANDLLMSLGITDVPLQLVHNLTGTVIGMVHIMLPFMILPLFASMKSIDPIYNQAAAAFGASPSRAFRDVFLPLSLPGLAAGATLVFVITLGFYVTPALLGGGKVQMISMRIESDVSMYANWGAASSLGVVLLVTTLLMLFIVKKSAGLGRRSE, encoded by the coding sequence ATGAGCCGCGCCGAATCAGGTGCGCGCAATGTGCGCGAGTTGCGTAGCGCAGAACGGCGCAATCGCTGGTACCTGTTCGGTTCGGGGCTGCCGGCGCTGCTGTTGGTACTGCTGACATTCGTGCTGCCGATCGGCTGGTTGTTCTGGTTGTCGCTTTTTGATGCCAATGGCGAACTGACGGTGGAGAACTACACCCGTCTGCTGGAACCGATCTACGTGCTGACCTTTGTGCAGACCTTCAAGATCAGCATCATCGTCACCGTCGCCTGCGTGCTGATCGGTTATCCCTATGCGTATTTCATGATCAAGGGGCCGCGCTGGCTGGCCAACCTGGCGATGGGCCTGCTGCTGGTGTCGCTGTGGACCTCGCTGCTGGTACGTACCTATGCCTGGCTGATCATCCTGCAGCGACGCGGCATGGCCAATGACTTGTTGATGAGCCTGGGCATCACCGATGTCCCGTTGCAGTTGGTGCATAACCTGACAGGTACGGTAATCGGCATGGTGCACATCATGTTGCCCTTCATGATCCTGCCGCTGTTCGCGTCGATGAAGAGCATCGACCCGATCTACAACCAGGCTGCTGCGGCCTTCGGGGCATCGCCATCGCGAGCCTTTCGCGATGTGTTCCTTCCGCTATCGCTGCCGGGTCTGGCCGCCGGGGCAACGTTGGTGTTCGTGATCACCCTCGGGTTCTACGTCACCCCGGCCTTGTTGGGCGGTGGCAAGGTGCAGATGATTTCGATGCGGATCGAGAGCGACGTGTCGATGTACGCCAACTGGGGGGCTGCGTCGTCGCTGGGTGTGGTGCTATTGGTAACCACCTTGCTTATGTTGTTTATCGTCAAGAAGAGCGCGGGCCTCGGCCGGCGCAGTGAGTGA
- a CDS encoding ABC transporter ATP-binding protein has protein sequence MSEDPKLSMSIDIENLTKTYDSFAALDDVSLSIKSGEFLSLLGSSGSGKTTLLMALAGFVRPDAGSIRFGGREMIFEPPHKRDVGMMFQSYALFPHMNVFQNVAYPLKLRGYNRADIRQRVEQALATVELDHLIERGITEMSGGQRQRIALARAIVFEPKILLMDEPLSALDKRLRETMQLELRRLHERLGMTVVYVTHDQREALTMSDRIAVMSKGQIRQVDTPINLYERPSNRFVAEFVGESSCLPVTLHGGQVQFQGRPLRAASAIAGLKNPSLVVRPEKLQFVTADASDCNLLHGHVTDVIFQGESQLVQIDLGEGMAVAIRRPTRSSASNRLPTRGEAVVLGLHLQDTLVVGDEQ, from the coding sequence ATGTCCGAAGACCCTAAACTTTCAATGTCCATCGACATCGAGAACCTGACCAAGACCTACGACAGCTTTGCTGCGTTGGATGATGTCTCGCTGTCGATCAAGAGTGGCGAGTTCCTGTCCTTGCTGGGCTCCTCCGGTTCCGGCAAGACCACGCTGTTGATGGCGTTGGCCGGGTTTGTCCGCCCCGATGCCGGCAGTATTCGCTTTGGCGGCCGTGAGATGATCTTCGAGCCTCCGCACAAGCGTGACGTCGGCATGATGTTCCAGAGCTATGCACTGTTCCCTCACATGAACGTGTTTCAGAACGTCGCCTATCCGCTGAAGTTGCGTGGCTACAACCGTGCCGACATTCGCCAGCGAGTCGAACAAGCGCTGGCCACCGTGGAGCTGGATCACCTGATCGAGCGTGGCATCACCGAAATGTCCGGTGGCCAGCGTCAACGTATCGCCCTGGCCCGCGCTATCGTATTCGAACCCAAGATCCTGCTGATGGATGAGCCACTGTCGGCCCTCGACAAGCGTTTGCGCGAAACCATGCAGCTGGAATTGCGCCGCCTGCACGAGCGTCTGGGGATGACCGTGGTCTACGTGACCCATGATCAGCGTGAAGCCCTCACCATGTCGGACCGCATCGCGGTGATGAGCAAGGGGCAGATTCGCCAGGTCGACACGCCGATCAATCTTTATGAGCGCCCGTCGAACCGGTTTGTCGCCGAGTTCGTCGGCGAGTCTTCCTGCCTGCCTGTCACGCTGCACGGCGGCCAGGTGCAGTTCCAGGGACGCCCCTTGCGCGCAGCCAGCGCAATCGCTGGGTTGAAGAACCCGAGCCTGGTGGTGCGTCCGGAAAAACTGCAGTTCGTGACGGCCGATGCCAGCGATTGCAACCTGTTGCACGGTCATGTCACCGATGTCATTTTCCAGGGTGAAAGCCAACTGGTGCAGATCGACCTGGGTGAGGGCATGGCCGTGGCCATCCGCCGGCCAACCCGTAGCTCTGCCAGCAACCGCCTGCCGACGCGTGGCGAAGCCGTGGTGTTGGGCCTGCATCTGCAAGACACGCTGGTGGTTGGAGACGAGCAATGA
- a CDS encoding ABC transporter substrate-binding protein, which produces MSIIKKSLLQGSVAAVLALGASASVLADSVTFSGWGGALQDAERKAYLEPAAKALGVTIKEDNMDGLAAVRAQVMSGKPKWDVVELGSTECAQAQQEGLVEPLDYSVIDATHVDKTVVSSHWIASHAYATVVAWAEDSGAPVAKNWQQFFDPQVKGARALYRQPWLTMEAALLGDGVAPKDLYPLDVERAIKVLARIKPQVVNWWSAGADSAQLLRSREVDFLAIWNGRVSEVKASGEPVDYSFDGALLSHDCLVVPKGAPNKALAMKLIAQIMKPESQAMLATLIPYSPVNAKAYELPIITEQLAARLPTSPQNIDKVVAVSPQWWVKNQEAVRQRFALFLAN; this is translated from the coding sequence ATGAGTATCATCAAGAAAAGCCTTCTGCAGGGTTCAGTTGCTGCGGTGTTGGCCTTGGGCGCAAGTGCCTCTGTGCTGGCGGACAGCGTGACCTTCTCCGGTTGGGGAGGCGCCTTGCAGGACGCCGAGCGCAAGGCTTATCTGGAGCCCGCCGCGAAGGCGTTGGGTGTCACGATCAAGGAAGACAACATGGACGGCCTGGCCGCCGTTCGTGCGCAGGTGATGTCGGGCAAGCCGAAGTGGGATGTGGTGGAGTTGGGCAGTACCGAGTGCGCCCAGGCTCAACAGGAAGGGCTGGTCGAACCGCTGGACTACTCGGTGATCGATGCCACGCATGTCGACAAGACGGTGGTCAGCAGCCACTGGATTGCCAGTCACGCGTACGCCACGGTGGTGGCCTGGGCTGAGGACAGCGGAGCACCCGTGGCGAAGAACTGGCAGCAATTCTTCGACCCGCAGGTCAAGGGCGCGCGCGCCCTGTACCGTCAGCCCTGGCTCACCATGGAAGCGGCCTTGCTGGGTGATGGTGTGGCGCCCAAGGACCTGTATCCGTTGGATGTCGAGCGTGCGATCAAGGTGCTCGCGCGCATCAAGCCCCAGGTGGTCAACTGGTGGAGCGCAGGGGCCGACTCGGCGCAATTGTTGCGCAGTCGTGAAGTGGATTTCCTGGCGATCTGGAATGGTCGGGTCAGTGAGGTCAAGGCCAGCGGTGAGCCAGTCGACTACAGCTTCGACGGGGCGCTGTTGAGCCATGATTGCCTGGTCGTTCCCAAGGGTGCACCGAACAAGGCGCTGGCGATGAAGTTGATTGCCCAGATCATGAAGCCTGAAAGCCAGGCGATGCTGGCCACGCTGATTCCGTACTCGCCAGTGAACGCGAAAGCCTATGAGCTGCCGATCATTACCGAGCAACTGGCTGCGCGCCTGCCGACGTCGCCGCAGAACATCGACAAGGTGGTCGCGGTGTCTCCGCAATGGTGGGTCAAGAATCAGGAAGCTGTTCGCCAGCGATTCGCCTTGTTCCTGGCCAACTGA
- a CDS encoding ABC transporter substrate-binding protein, with translation MRSINKRMAGVAFAMSLFSVAQVQAAGTVTFAGWGGALQDAERKAYLKPAEAALGIKIKEDNMDGLAAVRAQVMSGKPKWDVVELASNDCVMAQEQGLTEPLDYSVISTEGVAANFYGKNWIASNAYSTVLAWANDAGESTPKTWKAFFDPEVKASRAMYRQPYTTLELALIADGVSPKALYPLDVDRAFKVLERIRPQVVNWWRSGTDSAQLLRSREVDALAIWASRVDELKQSGDAVDYTYDYALVDYDCVVVPKGAPNKELAMKLVAEIMKPHSQATLVTLIPNPPINVKAYDTGIIPAAMAATLPTAPANIDKVVFFDPVWWQAHQAEVQRRFDLFIQN, from the coding sequence ATGCGATCAATCAATAAGCGAATGGCGGGTGTAGCGTTTGCCATGTCCTTGTTTTCCGTTGCCCAGGTGCAGGCGGCGGGTACCGTAACCTTTGCTGGCTGGGGAGGGGCGTTGCAGGATGCTGAACGCAAGGCCTATCTCAAACCGGCGGAGGCTGCGCTGGGGATCAAGATTAAGGAAGACAACATGGATGGCCTGGCCGCGGTGCGTGCCCAGGTGATGTCGGGCAAGCCGAAGTGGGACGTGGTTGAACTGGCGTCCAATGATTGTGTGATGGCGCAGGAGCAAGGCCTGACCGAGCCGCTGGATTACTCGGTGATCAGTACCGAGGGCGTGGCCGCGAATTTCTATGGCAAAAACTGGATTGCCAGTAACGCCTATTCCACCGTGCTGGCCTGGGCGAACGATGCGGGCGAGAGCACGCCGAAAACCTGGAAAGCCTTCTTTGACCCCGAAGTGAAAGCTTCACGAGCCATGTACCGGCAGCCCTATACCACGCTCGAACTGGCCCTGATTGCCGATGGTGTATCGCCCAAGGCGCTCTATCCGCTGGACGTCGATCGTGCCTTCAAGGTGTTGGAGCGCATCAGGCCGCAAGTGGTCAACTGGTGGCGCAGCGGCACCGACTCTGCACAGTTGCTTCGCAGCCGCGAAGTGGATGCGTTGGCGATCTGGGCATCCCGGGTTGACGAGCTGAAGCAGTCCGGTGATGCCGTTGACTACACCTATGACTATGCGCTGGTCGATTACGACTGTGTGGTCGTGCCAAAGGGTGCCCCGAACAAAGAGTTGGCGATGAAGCTGGTGGCTGAAATCATGAAGCCCCATAGCCAGGCGACCCTGGTGACCCTGATCCCGAATCCGCCCATCAACGTCAAGGCCTACGATACCGGTATCATTCCGGCTGCGATGGCCGCCACCTTGCCGACTGCTCCGGCCAACATCGACAAGGTTGTGTTTTTCGACCCGGTCTGGTGGCAGGCGCATCAGGCTGAAGTCCAGCGTCGATTCGATCTGTTCATCCAGAATTGA
- a CDS encoding NAD(P)/FAD-dependent oxidoreductase, translating to MPHSASYWVDTAGSAPQDDGPVNGAMDVEVAIIGAGYTGLSCALHLAREHGIRAVVLEANQVAWGCSGRNGSFARISGGRVPLAELIQRYGASEAKAYFEEMSAGLNTVRGLIREGQIDCDVQPDGVYKVASHARHVDGLKREVGLYNEVLKYGATFVSDTQVHAVHGGAESFGALYMPDGFSMHPLKLAWGIHRMARAAGVKVHVASPVTDWHSDNGHHRLVTPGGVVTARQVVVATNGYTSGALNKATAGRVLPVHSQIIVTRPLTADEKQQSLVGSECMFDTRNLLSYYRRLPDDRILFGGRSAITGRDAEHPRHRQNLHDALCRKFPALRGIAVDYNWGGWVAVSENSLPFICKVPGLDNVFSGGGYAGSGVSFSVQTGKRLAQMVAGDSRPTSIDFLHRSPKRFPFQPFLRVGQRMAYVWYRFKDAR from the coding sequence ATGCCACATTCAGCATCCTATTGGGTGGATACCGCAGGGTCCGCTCCCCAGGATGATGGCCCGGTCAACGGGGCCATGGATGTCGAGGTAGCGATCATTGGTGCCGGTTATACGGGGCTGAGTTGTGCGCTGCATCTGGCCCGTGAGCATGGAATTCGCGCAGTGGTGTTGGAGGCGAATCAGGTCGCGTGGGGGTGCAGTGGGCGCAATGGCAGCTTTGCGCGCATTTCCGGTGGTCGTGTGCCGCTGGCGGAGCTGATCCAGCGTTATGGCGCAAGCGAGGCGAAAGCCTATTTCGAGGAAATGTCCGCAGGCCTGAATACCGTGCGTGGTCTGATTCGGGAAGGTCAGATCGATTGCGACGTGCAGCCGGATGGCGTCTACAAGGTCGCCAGCCATGCACGCCATGTTGACGGGCTCAAGCGTGAAGTGGGCCTCTATAACGAGGTATTGAAGTACGGCGCAACGTTTGTCAGTGACACGCAAGTGCATGCCGTGCATGGCGGTGCCGAGTCATTCGGTGCGCTGTATATGCCCGACGGGTTTTCGATGCATCCGCTGAAGCTGGCCTGGGGTATCCATCGCATGGCGCGTGCCGCCGGGGTCAAGGTGCATGTCGCCTCGCCGGTGACCGACTGGCACAGCGACAATGGTCATCATCGTCTGGTGACGCCGGGTGGGGTGGTCACTGCGCGCCAGGTGGTGGTAGCCACCAATGGCTATACCTCCGGGGCGCTGAACAAAGCCACCGCTGGACGGGTGCTCCCGGTTCACTCGCAAATCATCGTCACGCGTCCTTTAACCGCCGACGAGAAACAACAGAGCCTGGTCGGCAGTGAATGCATGTTTGATACGCGCAATTTGCTCTCGTATTACCGCCGCTTGCCGGATGATCGCATTCTGTTCGGCGGGCGCAGCGCCATCACCGGACGCGACGCGGAACATCCCCGGCACCGACAAAACCTGCATGACGCGTTGTGCCGCAAGTTTCCGGCATTGCGTGGAATTGCGGTGGATTACAACTGGGGCGGCTGGGTCGCGGTGAGCGAAAACTCGTTACCGTTCATTTGTAAGGTCCCAGGCCTGGACAATGTGTTTTCCGGCGGCGGTTACGCCGGTAGCGGCGTGTCGTTTTCCGTGCAGACCGGCAAGCGCCTGGCTCAAATGGTGGCGGGTGATTCACGGCCCACCTCAATCGATTTTCTCCACAGGAGTCCCAAGCGTTTTCCGTTTCAACCGTTCTTGCGCGTGGGGCAACGGATGGCGTATGTCTGGTATCGCTTCAAGGATGCGCGATAA